In Sporosarcina sp. PTS2304, a genomic segment contains:
- the dtd gene encoding D-aminoacyl-tRNA deacylase, whose amino-acid sequence MRVLLQRAKHASVTVDEEIVGSIDTGYVLLVGITHEDREADAEYIAKKIAGLRIYEDEEGKMNRSIDEVDGAILSVSQFTLYGNVQKGRRPSFIEAARPEHAEPLWQHFNEQLRAHGLVVETGTFGAMMDVQLTNDGPVTLLIESK is encoded by the coding sequence ATGCGGGTACTTTTACAGCGGGCAAAACATGCGTCTGTAACAGTCGATGAGGAAATCGTTGGCTCTATTGACACAGGCTATGTATTATTAGTTGGAATCACGCACGAAGATAGGGAAGCAGATGCGGAGTATATAGCAAAAAAAATTGCGGGTCTTCGAATTTATGAAGATGAAGAGGGCAAGATGAATCGCTCGATCGACGAGGTCGATGGTGCAATTTTGTCCGTTTCCCAGTTTACGCTGTACGGCAATGTTCAAAAAGGCAGACGCCCAAGTTTTATTGAAGCGGCTAGGCCTGAACACGCGGAGCCACTTTGGCAACACTTCAATGAACAGCTTCGTGCGCACGGATTAGTAGTAGAAACAGGGACGTTCGGTGCGATGATGGACGTTCAGCTTACGAATGACGGCCCCGTCACATTGCTTATTGAATCAAAGTAA
- a CDS encoding bifunctional (p)ppGpp synthetase/guanosine-3',5'-bis(diphosphate) 3'-pyrophosphohydrolase — MAKNQDLTEQDIFELVAKYMNEEHVDFIKKAFVVAKASHEGQFRSSGEPYINHPIQVAGILAELQMDPETVAAGFLHDVVEDTEVSREDIIREFGEEVAMLVDGVTKLDKLKFRSNEEKQAENHRKMFIAMAQDIRVILIKLADRLHNMRTLKHVPAAKQRRVSEETLEIFSPLAHRLGISTIKWELEDIALRYSNPQQYYRIVNLMKQKRTEREQYLKDVMSQMRVELDNMGIEAEIHGRPKHLYSIYQKMVIQKKEFTEIYDLLAVRIVVKSIKDCYAALGIIHTLWKPMPGRFKDYIAMPKQNLYQSIHTTVVGPAGDPLEVQIRTEEMHRISEFGVAAHWAYKEGKTTANTSNDIDSKLTWFREILEIQNESSNAQEFMESLKFDLFSDMVYVFTPDGDVVELPTGSVPIDFAYRVHSEVGNRTTGAKVNGKIVPLDSPLSTGDIVEILTSKQSFGPSRDWLKLAHTSQAKNKIRQYFKKQLRDENIDKGSEMVERELKSQEYDAKETLSHDNIQRTIDKFSFASEEDMYAAVGSGGITAQQVVNRLAERMRKEREKKETIDKIVSDMKTPQPTKQTESGVIVKDIDNMLIRISKCCNPVPGDEIIGFITRGRGVSVHRTDCPNVLADPEHQERMIDVKWALQDDDTRKEFQVDIEISAFDRQGLLNEVMMVVAEMNTPIIAVSGKADKDDIAHIHMSIKIQNITHLQRTVDKIKQIKDIYSVERVMN, encoded by the coding sequence ATGGCGAAGAATCAAGACCTGACGGAACAAGATATATTTGAGCTTGTCGCCAAGTACATGAACGAAGAACATGTCGATTTTATCAAGAAAGCATTTGTCGTTGCGAAAGCTTCCCATGAGGGTCAGTTTAGAAGTTCAGGTGAACCGTATATCAACCATCCGATCCAAGTGGCTGGTATTTTAGCAGAACTTCAAATGGATCCTGAAACAGTCGCAGCCGGCTTCTTGCATGATGTCGTCGAAGATACAGAAGTGAGTCGCGAAGACATTATTCGTGAGTTTGGTGAAGAAGTGGCGATGCTTGTAGATGGCGTCACCAAATTGGATAAACTGAAATTTAGATCGAACGAAGAAAAGCAGGCGGAAAATCACCGTAAAATGTTTATCGCGATGGCGCAAGATATCCGTGTCATCTTGATCAAACTAGCGGATCGCCTTCATAATATGCGAACTTTGAAACATGTGCCCGCAGCGAAGCAACGACGCGTATCAGAAGAAACATTGGAAATATTTTCTCCGTTAGCGCATCGACTGGGAATCTCCACGATCAAATGGGAACTAGAGGATATCGCACTACGTTACTCCAACCCACAGCAATATTACCGAATCGTTAATTTAATGAAGCAAAAGCGTACAGAACGTGAACAGTATTTGAAAGATGTCATGAGCCAAATGCGCGTAGAGCTTGATAATATGGGGATAGAAGCTGAAATACACGGCCGTCCTAAGCACTTGTATTCCATTTATCAAAAAATGGTCATTCAAAAAAAAGAGTTTACGGAAATCTACGACTTGCTGGCGGTCCGAATTGTCGTTAAGAGTATTAAAGACTGCTATGCGGCGCTCGGAATTATTCATACATTATGGAAACCGATGCCTGGCCGTTTTAAAGATTATATTGCCATGCCGAAGCAAAATCTTTATCAATCGATTCATACAACAGTAGTAGGACCGGCTGGAGATCCGCTAGAAGTGCAAATCCGTACAGAAGAAATGCATCGAATCTCTGAGTTCGGTGTAGCTGCACACTGGGCGTATAAAGAAGGCAAGACCACGGCGAATACTTCGAACGATATTGACTCGAAACTGACGTGGTTCCGTGAAATATTGGAAATTCAAAACGAGTCTTCCAATGCGCAGGAATTTATGGAGTCGTTGAAATTTGATTTATTCTCTGATATGGTCTATGTGTTTACACCGGATGGAGATGTAGTGGAATTGCCGACAGGTTCTGTGCCAATCGACTTTGCCTATCGTGTACATTCAGAAGTAGGAAACCGGACGACTGGCGCGAAAGTGAATGGGAAAATCGTACCGCTTGATTCACCGCTTTCTACCGGTGATATCGTAGAAATACTTACATCCAAGCAATCATTCGGCCCGAGCCGGGATTGGTTAAAACTGGCGCATACATCGCAAGCGAAAAATAAAATCCGCCAATATTTTAAAAAGCAACTGCGCGATGAAAATATTGACAAAGGCAGTGAAATGGTAGAACGCGAATTGAAGTCACAGGAATACGATGCCAAAGAAACGTTAAGCCATGATAATATACAACGGACAATTGATAAATTCAGTTTTGCGTCAGAAGAAGATATGTATGCTGCGGTTGGGTCGGGCGGAATTACTGCCCAGCAAGTAGTGAACCGTTTAGCAGAGCGGATGCGGAAAGAACGCGAAAAGAAAGAAACGATTGATAAAATTGTTTCTGATATGAAAACTCCGCAACCGACGAAGCAGACAGAATCCGGTGTAATAGTAAAAGACATTGACAATATGCTCATACGTATTTCAAAATGTTGTAATCCGGTGCCAGGCGACGAAATTATCGGTTTTATAACTCGAGGACGTGGCGTTTCTGTTCACCGCACGGATTGTCCGAATGTTTTGGCTGATCCAGAACATCAGGAACGAATGATTGATGTGAAATGGGCATTACAGGACGATGATACCCGGAAGGAATTCCAAGTGGATATCGAAATTTCTGCATTCGATCGACAAGGTTTACTAAACGAAGTCATGATGGTCGTAGCCGAAATGAACACACCGATTATTGCAGTGAGCGGAAAAGCCGATAAAGACGATATTGCACATATTCATATGTCCATCAAAATTCAAAATATTACACATTTACAGCGAACAGTTGATAAAATCAAACAAATTAAAGATATCTATTCTGTAGAGCGTGTAATGAATTAA
- a CDS encoding adenine phosphoribosyltransferase: protein MDLKNFVTIVDDYPKPGVSFKDITTIMDNGEAYKYATDQIVEYAKDLDVDIIVGPEARGFIIGCPVAYALQVGFAPIRKPGKLPRETISVFYDLEYGQDELTIHKDAIKPGQRVLIVDDLLATGGTVGATVELVEKLGGVVVGCAFLIELTYLNGREKLKNHDIRALITY from the coding sequence GTGGATTTAAAGAACTTTGTAACGATTGTGGATGACTATCCAAAACCAGGTGTTAGTTTTAAAGATATTACAACTATTATGGATAATGGAGAAGCGTATAAATATGCGACAGATCAAATCGTCGAATACGCGAAAGACTTGGACGTCGATATTATTGTCGGTCCCGAAGCGCGTGGATTTATCATCGGTTGTCCAGTGGCCTATGCGCTTCAAGTTGGATTTGCTCCTATTCGTAAACCAGGAAAATTACCTCGTGAAACGATTTCAGTTTTTTACGATTTAGAGTATGGACAAGATGAGTTAACTATTCACAAAGATGCGATTAAACCGGGACAACGCGTATTAATTGTCGATGATTTACTTGCTACGGGCGGAACGGTCGGTGCTACAGTAGAGCTAGTTGAAAAACTTGGCGGAGTAGTAGTAGGTTGTGCATTTTTAATTGAGCTTACATACTTAAATGGACGTGAGAAGTTAAAGAATCATGATATCCGTGCGTTAATTACTTATTGA
- the recJ gene encoding single-stranded-DNA-specific exonuclease RecJ gives MIQSKKRWQIERPDEQIVAQLTRDLKISTMIAKILVARGVTTSERATAYLEMDESNLHDPFLLYGMDTTVELIKQAIADQQQITIYGDYDGDGVTSVTVLTTALERLQAKVNFAIPNRFDHGYGPNKDYFAQLHSEGTELLITVDNGISGLEEVTFARSLGMSVIVTDHHEMGEELPAADAVIHPRHPQGQYPFGELAGVGVAFKLATALLGEPPLDLLEFVAIGTVADLVPLRDENRYMVKEGIRRLRRSKRPAIRALMQVSGHEQAMLTEETIGFTIGPRLNAPGRLGDADPAVHLLKSEDDQQALGIAEALNELNKERQELVKEIAKEAEEQVVIRYGDNIPLVFVIDGEDWNPGVVGIVASRLTEKYYRPSIILSVDQETGIAKGSARSIEGFDLFKELSKNKDILPHFGGHEMAAGMSLKIEDVELLRTQLNEQAKEVLTEDLLQPKLSIDVPLTLDEIDIASIEALEMIRPFGMGFPKPVFLLEQLDTISTRKIGASKDHLKLELGDGDERLDAIYFGAGALADEMAPQSKLSLTGDLQINEWNGRKKAQLLVEDVKCDEWQLFDYRGVRDPARWLPMIPDKSMFIAFTEQAMQHFAPFLNGFSIVLAGKDELALSASIVLLDMPPDQDQLEYVIRATQPDRMYLHLYVHDSMYFEKMPDRKQFGWYYSFLKQRGHFDIQNQLDVLSKHKGWKKDMIKFMTKVFYELEFVTLENGEVTMLDSAEKRDLAEAPSYKKRQQQIKLEELLLYAPYQDLKNVFNSLRTIDAVEEE, from the coding sequence TTGATACAATCGAAAAAAAGATGGCAAATTGAGCGTCCCGATGAACAAATCGTGGCACAGCTCACTCGGGATTTGAAGATTTCTACAATGATTGCAAAGATTCTTGTAGCGCGTGGCGTGACAACGAGTGAACGAGCGACAGCTTACTTAGAGATGGATGAATCCAATTTGCATGATCCTTTTTTATTATATGGAATGGACACCACTGTTGAATTAATTAAACAAGCAATCGCAGATCAGCAGCAAATTACAATATATGGTGATTATGATGGTGATGGTGTTACTAGCGTGACCGTACTCACTACCGCACTGGAGCGACTACAAGCGAAGGTGAATTTTGCGATTCCGAATCGTTTTGATCATGGTTATGGACCAAATAAAGACTATTTTGCTCAACTGCATTCAGAAGGAACGGAATTGTTGATTACAGTAGATAACGGAATTTCAGGATTGGAAGAAGTAACATTTGCGAGATCGCTCGGGATGAGTGTTATTGTGACCGATCACCATGAAATGGGAGAAGAACTACCAGCAGCAGATGCGGTAATTCATCCGCGTCATCCGCAAGGTCAGTATCCGTTTGGCGAACTGGCAGGTGTAGGGGTGGCATTTAAGTTAGCTACTGCATTACTTGGGGAGCCGCCACTAGATTTACTCGAGTTTGTGGCGATTGGAACGGTAGCCGACTTAGTTCCACTGCGAGACGAAAATCGCTACATGGTGAAAGAAGGAATTCGTAGATTGCGTCGCTCCAAACGTCCGGCGATTCGTGCTTTGATGCAAGTGAGCGGGCATGAACAAGCGATGTTGACTGAAGAGACGATCGGCTTCACAATTGGTCCTCGTCTGAATGCGCCAGGACGTTTAGGAGATGCAGATCCTGCTGTTCATTTATTGAAATCAGAAGATGATCAGCAAGCTCTTGGTATTGCAGAAGCATTGAATGAATTGAATAAAGAACGGCAAGAATTAGTGAAAGAAATTGCGAAAGAAGCAGAAGAGCAAGTAGTTATACGCTATGGTGATAATATTCCACTAGTATTCGTCATTGACGGAGAAGACTGGAATCCGGGAGTCGTTGGAATCGTCGCTTCTCGTTTAACGGAGAAGTATTATCGTCCATCGATTATTTTATCGGTCGATCAAGAAACGGGTATTGCGAAAGGGTCTGCGCGTAGTATTGAAGGATTCGATTTGTTTAAAGAACTATCAAAGAACAAAGATATTTTGCCGCATTTCGGTGGTCATGAAATGGCTGCGGGGATGTCGTTGAAAATTGAAGATGTTGAACTATTACGTACTCAATTGAATGAACAGGCGAAAGAAGTGTTAACTGAAGACTTACTGCAACCGAAGCTGTCAATCGATGTGCCCCTGACACTGGATGAAATCGATATTGCATCGATAGAAGCGCTAGAAATGATTCGGCCGTTCGGTATGGGATTCCCGAAACCTGTCTTTCTATTAGAACAGTTGGATACCATTTCCACGCGAAAAATTGGAGCGTCTAAAGATCATTTGAAATTAGAACTTGGTGATGGGGACGAGCGATTAGATGCCATTTATTTTGGTGCCGGAGCGCTTGCAGATGAAATGGCGCCTCAAAGTAAATTGAGTTTGACAGGCGATTTGCAGATCAATGAATGGAATGGCCGCAAGAAAGCGCAGTTGCTCGTCGAGGATGTGAAGTGTGACGAGTGGCAATTATTTGATTATCGCGGGGTACGTGATCCAGCAAGATGGTTGCCGATGATTCCTGACAAATCTATGTTCATCGCATTTACAGAACAAGCTATGCAACATTTCGCTCCTTTTCTGAATGGATTTTCGATAGTGCTCGCAGGCAAAGACGAATTGGCTCTTTCAGCTTCTATTGTGCTACTAGATATGCCACCAGACCAAGACCAACTCGAATATGTGATCCGAGCGACTCAGCCGGATCGAATGTATTTGCATTTATATGTACATGATTCGATGTATTTCGAAAAAATGCCAGACCGAAAACAGTTTGGGTGGTATTATAGTTTTTTAAAGCAGCGTGGGCATTTTGACATACAAAATCAACTAGATGTTCTTTCAAAACATAAAGGTTGGAAAAAAGACATGATTAAATTCATGACAAAAGTGTTTTATGAGCTAGAATTTGTTACACTAGAGAATGGTGAGGTTACGATGCTAGACTCTGCAGAAAAGCGGGATTTAGCGGAAGCGCCGTCATATAAAAAACGCCAACAGCAAATAAAATTAGAAGAGTTGCTTCTTTATGCACCTTATCAGGACTTGAAGAATGTATTTAACTCTTTACGGACGATCGATGCTGTTGAGGAGGAATAA